CTTAAAAAAGTCGTTAAAGAAGGCGGAAAGCTCGTAACAGGTGGAACTGTTATCGAAAGCAAAGACTACCATACTGGTACTTATGTATATCCAGCATTGGTAGAGGCAAAGAATGAATTTTCAACTGTTCAGGAAGAAACATTTGCTCCTATACTATATCTGATTAAGTATTCAGGGCCTGTGACTGAGGCGATAAGAATCCAGAATGATGTGAAACAAGGATTGTCTTCTTCAATTTTTTCAAATGATATCAGAGAAACTGAAACATTTCTTTCACATTTTGGTTCTGACTGTGGTATCGCCAACGTGAATATAGGAACTTCCGGCGCAGAAATTGGCGGAGCATTTGGAGGAGAGAAGGAGACAGGAGGAGGGAGAGAGTCAGGTTCAGATGCGTGGAAAGTTTATATGCGAAGACAAACCAATACAATCAATTTTAGCTCAAAACTACCTCTGGCTCAAGGGATCAAGTTTGATTTATAGGTACCTGAGTAAAATTATTCTTTTGAAGTGTCCATTTTGTTTTTAATTTAGCGAGATATTTAAAAAAGTTAAGATTTTTTATGGCTTCCAATGGAAAGAAGTATTACGCTGTAATGCTTGTTGATGACAACGAAATCGATAATCTAATCAATCAGAAGATGATTGAAGCCGCTAATATCTGCGAGCACATTTTCGTACATTCGGGAGCAAAAAGCGCAATAGAGTTTTTGAAAAATATTGAAAAGCTCGCAAAAGGCCCGCTGGATCTTTATCTTCCTGAAATCATTTTTCTGGATATTGACATGCCTCTGATGGATGGTTTTCAATTTCTGGATGAATTCGAAAAATTGAGCGACAGTATTAAGGCTCACAGCAAGGTGATCATGCTAACTTCCTCTCTGAATCCTCAGGATATGAATAAGGCGAAGAAAAATCAATATGTCTTAAAATACATCAATAAACCTTTAACTCAGGAGAATCTAAAAAAACTTTAGATTCTCTTAAGTTAATCTGTTTATAAAGTCCTCGTCCAGCTTCAGATATTTCAATGGTGAGAAATACGGAGGATTGATGGCTTTTATTTTTTGGATATATCCCTGAATTTTTCCTGACTTGCTCTTCTTTACATCATTCAATGATGTCTTTAATATTTTTGTAAATAAAAGGATATGAACGCAGTTTCCTTTGCCCAATAATCTTACCTGGCGTTGTATGCTGTTTACAAGCTGATTAAATAAATCATAATCCTTCATCAGGCAATATTGTAATGCTAGGAATAGCTTTATCTCCAATTGAGTGTATGGATACTTTTTCAGACTCAGGTCATTCAGCATGTTATTTACATACTTTGCCGCTTCATCATATTTGTCTCCATAGTAACAGGATATAGCACGGTAAAGTACATAGATGATATATTGAGGAACGTTGTTCTTGTCGATATCAAAATCTTCGAAAATGGATTTA
The Sporocytophaga myxococcoides DSM 11118 genome window above contains:
- a CDS encoding response regulator; the protein is MASNGKKYYAVMLVDDNEIDNLINQKMIEAANICEHIFVHSGAKSAIEFLKNIEKLAKGPLDLYLPEIIFLDIDMPLMDGFQFLDEFEKLSDSIKAHSKVIMLTSSLNPQDMNKAKKNQYVLKYINKPLTQENLKKL